In Nostocoides sp. HKS02, the DNA window CAGCTGGCGGATCCGCTCGGCTTCGCCCTGCGCGACCACCTCGACCCGGCCGTCGCCGGCGTTGCGGGCATGCCCGACGAGCCCCAGCTCGAGCGCGCGCGCCCGCGTCCACCAGCGAAAGCCCACACCCTGCACCCGACCGTGCACCCAGATCACTGCCCTGGCCGGACCGTTGTCGTTCATGTGCCTCACCTCTGCTTCCAGTTGTACAACGCCGGAGCGAGGCTGTCAGGTCTGGCTGGGCGTGTCCTGAAGGCGTTCTGGACCGCGGCCCCGGGGCGGCCGGGGACGCGGCCGGGGTTGGCAGCGCGGGCAGCTGAAGCTCGAGCGGTTCATGAACGCCTCGCGACGGATGGGGGTGCCGCAGCGGTCGCAGGGCCGACCCTCCTGGCCGTAGGCGTGCAGCGACCGGTCGAAGTAGCCCGAGGCGCCGTTGACGTTGACGTAGAGCGCGTCGAAGCTCGTGCCGCCCTCGCCGAGGGCCTCCAGCATCACCTCGCGCGCATGGTCGAGCAGCCGGGCCAGCGCTGGCTTGGTCAACGACGAGCATGTCCGCTCGCCGTGCACCTGGGCCCGCCACAACGCCTCGTCGGCGTAGATGTTGCCGATGCCGGACACCAGCGTCTGGTCGAGCAGGGCCCGCTTGACCGCCGAGTCCCGCAGCTTCATCCGCCGCACGACCGCGCCTTGGTCGAAGGCCGCCTCGAGCGGGTCGGGCGCGATGTGGGCGATGGTCTCGGGAATCAGGTCCTCGGTGAGCTCCGACAAGGCCATGCCACCGAAGGTCCGCTGGTCGACGAAGCGCAGCTCGGGCCCGGCGTCGGCGAACTCGAACCGCGCGTGCAGGTGCTTCTCCTGCGGTGCCGCTGGGTCCTCGACGAGCAGCTGGCCGCTCATCCCGAGGTGCGCCAGGAGCGCCTGGCGTGAGCCGTCGGGCGCCCGCAGGACCAGCCAGAGGTACTTGCCGCGACGGCGCGCGGACTCGACGTGGTTGCCCGCGACGCGCTCGGCGAGGTCGGCGGCGCCGGGCAGGTGCCGCCGTGCGACCCGTACGCCACGGAACTCGGCGGTCTCGATGACGCGGCCGGTCACGTGGTCGGCCAGACCACGGCGGACCACCTCGACCTCGGGCAGCTCAGGCACGGGGTATGCCGGGTGCTCGCCTACGAGGGCGAGCCAGCGGGCAGTTCGCTGGCGTCGGTGTCCGGGGTCTCGACGCCCGCAGCGCCGCGCGGGGATGTCGCCTGCGTGTGGGCGACCAGGCCGTCGCCCTCGGCGGCGGCTTGGCGCGCCGTGATCGCGCGCCACGCGAGCTCAGCAGCGCGCTGCTCGGCTTCCTTCTTGGAGCGACCCGTGCCGGTGCCGAGGACCTGCTCGCCGACGACCGCCTGGGCGTGGAACGTCTTCTCGTGGTCGGGGCCCTCCTCCTCGACGCGGTACTCCGGCACTCCCACAGCCGACGCGGCGGCGAGCTCCTGGAGGCTGGTCTTCCAGTCCAGACCCGCACCGAGGGTGGCCGACTGGGCCATCAAGGGGTCGAGGAGGTGGTGCACGAGCGCCGCAGCAGCTGGCATGCCGGAGGAGAGGTAGACCGTGCCGATCACGGCCTCCATCGTGTCGGCCAGGATCGAGGCCTTGTCCCGGCCACCGGTGCTCTCCTCGCCGCGCCCGAGGAAGAGGTGCTCGCCGAGCCCGAGCGTGCGGGCCACGTCCGCGAGCGCGCGCATGTTGACCACTGCGGCACGCAGCTTGGCGAGCTGCCCCTCGGGCAGGTCGGGATGCGCGGCATACAGCGTGTCGGTGACGACCAGACCCAGGACCGAGTCGCCGAGGAACTCCAGGCGCTCGTTGTTGGGCAGGCCGCCGTTCTCGTAGGCGTACGAGCGGTGGGTCAGGGCACGCAGAAGCAGCGACTCGTCGACCGGTGCTCCGGACACCTCGCTGAGGTGCTCGGCGAACCCACCGACGGGCCGCTGCGTCGCGCTGTCCTCGGGCGTACCCGTGGAGGACGGAGTGGAACTCACGCGAGGTTCAGGGTTGATCAGCCCTGGTGCTCAGTGCGCTCGGCCGGCGTGTAGTGCCGGCCCTTGTAGGTGCCGCACGACGGGCAGGCCATGTGCGGCTGCGTCAGGGACTTGCACTGGGGGCACGTGGTGAGCGTGGTCGCCGTCGCCTTCCAGTTCGCACGACGCGAACGGGTGTTGGAGCGCGACGTCTTCCGCTTCGGGACAGCCACGTCAGTTCCTCTTCTCTTCGGTGTCAGTGGCCAGCGCCTGCAGCGCGGACCACCTGGGGTCGATCACTTCGTGGTGGTGCCCAGGGTCGTCGGCCAGGTGGGCTCCACACTCGGAGCACAGCCCTGGACAGTCGGCCCGGCACACCGGCTGGAACGGCAGCGATGGCACCACCGCGTCCCGGAGCACGGTCTCGAGGTCGAACAGGTCGCCCTCGAGGGTGTGCTCCCTCGGTCTCGTCGTCGTCGGCACCCACCTCACGGTGGTGCGCCGCGCGATCGGCGTAGGCGAACAGCTCCTGGAACGTCGCGCCGACCCGAAGGTCGACCGGGTCCAGGCACCGCACGCAGGCGCCGGTTGCCGTGGCACGCACCGAGCCGGTCACCAGCACACCCTCGACGACGGACTCGAGCCGAAGATCCAGCTCGACCGGGGAGCCCTCGGGCACCGCGATCACGTCCGTGCCGAAGTCGGCAGGTGCCTCGACGGTCCGCTGCAGCTGCTCCATCGAACCGGGTCGACGACCGAGGCTCTTGGCGTCGAACACCAAGGGCGACCGAGAATCGAGATGGTTCATGGCTCCAGCAGACGTCGAGTGACTTGGCCTTGCGCCACGACGAGACGTAGACCGACGCACGAGATTACCGGAGCGGCGCCCTCTGGCCCAAATGCGCGCGGTCCAGGGCCTCGCCGAGCACGGCGGCCAGGGTCCGGACGTACGTCGCCGTGAGGTGGTCGCCGGACCGGTGGACCGTCACGTGGCCGATTGCCACGGGACACCGGTCGACCGGGCAGATCCACGGCGTGAGGTCGATCAGCGGCGTGCCCGACTGGGCCGCGGCCAGTCGCTGCTCGGGCTGCCCGCTCCCGGCCACCGCGGGAGCCCGGTCGAACGCGCAGGTGCTGAGCCGATGGGGAGCCCGCGCCGTGCAGACGTCCAGGTCGTTCGGGGACAGCGGGCTGTCGGCCACGGCGGCCACGGGGATGCCCAGTCCCCGCAGCTGGCTCCACCGCTGGGCGAGACCGCTCACCAGCGCAGCACGGCTCGCGCGCGCTCCGTCCCAGGCGGACGATGCGTAGCCCGAGGTGATCACCAGGTCAGGGGGTCGAGCGTGAGCCGCTGGACGACCCGGTCGTTCCACACGTCGCACTGGGGGTAGGCCTTGCCCGCGTTCTGCGCGTGACCGGCCGCGAACGCGCACGAGGACTTGCCGTAGGTCACGACCTGCCACCCTCGGCTCGGTGCCAGCGCCTGGAGCGCAGGGAGCCACTGCATGGCCTTGGAGTCGCCCACGAGGGCCACCGTGGTGGCCGCCCCGGGCACCCCGAAGCGGCATGCCACGGGTTCCTCGGCGAGGCGGTCGACCTGGCATCGGTCGACATCGGCCGCCGGTCGGTCCTTGCCCGCCAGCTGCGGGTCGGGGGTGAGCCACTGCCAGTCGTCCACGGCATACACAGCCGGGTCCGTGCTCGGCGGTGAGGTGAGGGTCGCGGCGCCCAGGCTGCTCAGGGCCGGGCGCGCCCCCACCAGCGGGGAGGTGCGGAACGGCGACGGGGCCTGCACGAGGGGCACCGCACTGAGGGCACCGGCAGCCGACAGCGCGAGGCCGAGGGCCAGCACCGGTCGGGTTCGGGTCGCGAGTGCACGGCTGTGGTGGATGGGACTCTCGAGGAAGCGGTGGCAGGCCCACGCGGGGACGACCGAGGCGGCGACGACGGCGACCTTCTGCGCGCCGGTGAGTCCGGGAAAGGCCCACTGGGACAGGACCAGGACCGGCCAGTGCCACAGGTAGAGCGAGTAGGACAGGCCACCCACCCAGACCAGGGGGGCGATGGCCAGCACCCGCCCCGGCCCACCCGGCGCCCCGGCCCACCCGGCATACAGCACGGCGGCGGCCCCCAGCGTCGGCGCCAAGGTCCACGGACCGGGGGTGACAGCGTCCGCCGGCAGCCAGGCACAGCTCGCGACGACCGCGGCCAGACCCAGCCAGCCGCCCACCGCGGTCGCCACACTCCGCCACCCGGCGGTATGCCGTGGCTGCGCCGCGCGACCCGCGCACCAGACCGCGAGCGCCGCGCCCACGCCGAGCTCCCAGGCGCGGGCGGTGGTGACGAAGTACGCCCGCGCGGGGTCGATGCCGCCGAGCCACACGGCATACCCGAACGACGGAACGGCCAGGAGCGCGAGCAGGACCGCCACGGCGGCCGGCCGTGGGCGCCTGCGCAGCCGACGACAGGCGAAGCCGAGCGCGAGCAGCAGCAGGGGCCACACGACGTAGAACTGCTCCTCGACGGCCAGCGACCAGAAGTGCTGGACCGGCGACGGCAGCGAGTCGCTGGACAGGTAGTCGACGGCTCGGGCCGCCAGCACCCAGTTGACGACGTAGCCAGCGGCACCCGCGACATCCGTGCCGATCTCGAGCCGACGCAGGCCGGGCACCACGAACCAGCTGACGAGCGACGTCACCCCCAGGACGAGGATCGCCGCAGGCAGCAGGCGGCGGATGCGCCGCCCGATGAACCGAGCCCAGGCGATCGTGCCCGTCTCCGTCAGCTCGCGGACGAGCAGACCGGAGATGAGGAAGCCGGAGATGACGAAGAA includes these proteins:
- the mutM gene encoding bifunctional DNA-formamidopyrimidine glycosylase/DNA-(apurinic or apyrimidinic site) lyase — protein: MPELPEVEVVRRGLADHVTGRVIETAEFRGVRVARRHLPGAADLAERVAGNHVESARRRGKYLWLVLRAPDGSRQALLAHLGMSGQLLVEDPAAPQEKHLHARFEFADAGPELRFVDQRTFGGMALSELTEDLIPETIAHIAPDPLEAAFDQGAVVRRMKLRDSAVKRALLDQTLVSGIGNIYADEALWRAQVHGERTCSSLTKPALARLLDHAREVMLEALGEGGTSFDALYVNVNGASGYFDRSLHAYGQEGRPCDRCGTPIRREAFMNRSSFSCPRCQPRPRPRPPRGRGPERLQDTPSQT
- the rpmF gene encoding 50S ribosomal protein L32; translation: MAVPKRKTSRSNTRSRRANWKATATTLTTCPQCKSLTQPHMACPSCGTYKGRHYTPAERTEHQG
- a CDS encoding acylphosphatase; this translates as MNDNGPARAVIWVHGRVQGVGFRWWTRARALELGLVGHARNAGDGRVEVVAQGEAERIRQLVALIEEKPSQHLRPGEVHTCVATWGPARDDLSGFVEK
- the rnc gene encoding ribonuclease III, whose amino-acid sequence is MSGAPVDESLLLRALTHRSYAYENGGLPNNERLEFLGDSVLGLVVTDTLYAAHPDLPEGQLAKLRAAVVNMRALADVARTLGLGEHLFLGRGEESTGGRDKASILADTMEAVIGTVYLSSGMPAAAALVHHLLDPLMAQSATLGAGLDWKTSLQELAAASAVGVPEYRVEEEGPDHEKTFHAQAVVGEQVLGTGTGRSKKEAEQRAAELAWRAITARQAAAEGDGLVAHTQATSPRGAAGVETPDTDASELPAGSPS